TGCCCGCCTGAGCGAGGAGCAGCAGCCGCTCGCGCGCGCTGACCTTGGGGACCTTGGTGAAGATGCGGTGCTTCAGCTCCACCGGCGCGAACAGGCCCGAGTGGGCGAGCAGCGTCTCCGCCTTTCCCAGGAAGAGGAAGCCGCTGTCGTTGAGCGCGTAGTGGAGGCGGGCGAGGATGCGTGCCTGGCTCTCCACGGTGAAGTACATCAGCGTGTTGCGCGAGACCAGGAGGTCGAGCCGCGAGATCGGCGCGTCCTGCACCAGGTCGTGGCGACCGAAGATCACCGAGCGACGCAGATCGTTGCGGAAGACCCACGGGCCGCCGCGCTCCTCGAAGTAGCGGCTCTGGAGCTCCTCGGGGACGGCGGCGATCTCCTTGGCGGTGTAGGTGCCGTGGCGGGCCCGCTCCAGCGCGTCCTCGTCGAGATCGGTCGCGTAGATCTTCACCCGCTCCCGGAACCCGTCGACGCCCAGCGCCTCGCAGAGGATGATCGCCAGCGTGTACGCCTCCTCTCCGGAGGCACACCCCGCCGACCACACCCGGATCGGCTCGCCGTCGTCCTTGCCCGCGAGGATCCGGGGAACGACGTCCTTCTCCACGCGCTCCCACGCCGGCGGGTCGCGGAAGAACGTGGTGACGTTGATGAGGATGGTGTTGAAGAGCGGCCCGAACTCCTCCGGATGCACCTCCAGGTAGTCGGCGTAGTCGACGAACGCGTCGAGGCCGAGGAGATCCATGCGCCGGCGCACCCGCCGCACCAGCGTGGTGCGCTTGTATCCGGAGAAGTCGAAGTGGTGGGTGTGGTAGAGGACGGTGAGCAGCTCCTCGAACGCCGGGTCGAGGGCGGTCACGCTCATCCGACCGCACCGGGCATGACCAGGCCGACCAGCGCCGGCGCGATCTCGAGGAGGGGCAGGACGAGGTCGGACTGGCCGGTCCTGATCGCCGCGTGGGGCATCCCCGTGAACTCCGAGCTCTTCTCGTCCTGGACGATCACCGTGCCGCCCCTCCTCTTGATCGCCCGGACGCCCATCGCCCCGTCCTGCCCGCAGCCGGTGAGCACCACCGCGATGGCGCGGTCGCTGTAGCTCTCCGCCACCGACTCGAAGAGCAGGTCGGCACACGGCCGCACGAAGTGCACCAGGTCCCCGTCGGAGAGGGACAGGATGCCGTCGGGCCCGACCAGGAGGTGACGGTTGGGCGGGGCGATGTACACCGTGCCCCCCTGCACCCGCTGCCCCTGCTCGCCCTGGACCACCGGCAGCATCGCGTGGCGGCGGAGGATCTCGGCCATCAGGCTGCGGTGCCGGGGATCGAGGTGCTGGACCACCACCACCGCGGCGGGGAAGTCGCCGGGGAGCGCGGGCAGCATCGTGTCGAGCGCGACCACCCCCCCGGCGGACGAGGCGACCGCGACGATCTCGAAGGGGCTGTCGCCGTGCCCCGCACGCGGCCCCGTGGGCTCGGTGGTCATGGTCCTGGACATCCGCTGCGGGACGGCTCGGTGCGGCGCGGCAGCCCCTCGCCACCACCGGCTGACGCGCCGATCGTAGCGCGCCCCGGGAGGGAAGGAAAGGCCGGCCAGCACGGCCTAAGGTGGCCAGGCGTGGCGCGCTTAGGTCCCGCCATGTTATGTGTACGACTCTATCATCTATCATGCTACCGAGAGTGATGGACATGACCACCTCGCGACACTGCCTGCGGTGCCACCGCCTGCACGATGCCGCCGCCTCGTGCCTGATGGCGGCGCTCACCGACCGCCGGACGTCCCCCGGGGAGCAGCGGTACGCCGACCTCGCCGAGGAGTCCGGCATCGAGGAGTACATCCGCCACAGCCGGCGGGCGGGATGACGACGCCGTCCGGGCCGGAGCAGGAGCACCACCTCGAGGAGGAGGAGATGGCGCACGGCGCCGCCCCGCCGTGAGCGCTCGGCACGTCCCGTGGCCTCGGGGCGCTCGGGAGGATTCTGCCGGCGGCGGCAGCAACTTCAGCGCGGAGTCAGCGGGCGCCCTCGCACGGTAGGATCCGCGCATGCGACAGCTTGTGGCGGGGTCCGCCGGCGTGGCGGGCCTGCTCGCCCTGGCCGGTTGCGGCGGTGCCGCCCAGCAGACCATCACCGCGCAGATCAACAGCGGCGGGGCGCACGCCTCGATCGTGGTCTCCAGCGACGCCGACGCGATCACCAAGCTGAAGCAGGACAAGAGCATCGGCAGCGGAGGGGTGACGGTCGCCGACGGTGACAAGCACTCCGGCGCGCTGGTCTGCGCGGTCGACGTCAACTCGACCTCGCACAAGTACCACATCGCCGTGTACGGCGACTATCCCAAGGATCACTGCAGCGCCAGCGACTTCAGCAGCGGTCTTCCGTAGCCGGCGGTGCGCTGGGGTTGACACTCGGCCCCCGGGCGGGGTCCGAGGCGCCGGTCGATACAATGGGCGGCGTCCGCGAGCGCACCGTTCCCCTGGAGGCACCGCCCCCGTGCCCGACCTCGATCCCCTCGACCAGGAGCTCCTCAACGTCATCCAGGCCGGTTTCCCGATCGCCCACGCCCCCTTCGCCGAGGTGGCGGCCCGCCTGGAGTCCACCGAGGAGCAGGTCATCTCCCGCACCGCACGGCTGCGGGAGGCGCGGGTCATCCGGCAGCTCTCGGCGATCTTCGACACCCGCAGCCTCGGGTACCAGTCGACGCTGGTGGCGATGCGGCTCGAGCCCGACCGGCTGGAGCAGGGCGCCGCGATCATCAACGAGCACCCCGGCGTCTCCCACAACTACCGGCGCAACCACGACTTCAATCTCTGGTTCACGCTGGCCACGCCGCCCGGGTCGGACATCGACCGCACCCTGGAGCGGCTCCACGAGCTCAGCGGCGCGGTGGTCACCCGCAAGCTCCAGACCCTCAAGCTCTTCAAGATCGGGGTGAAGCTCGACATGACGGGGACGAAGGACGTCACCCGCCAGGAGGACCCCGACTACACCGGCATCCAGCGCGACTTCGCGCTTCGCTCGCCGATCAGCGACCGTGACGTCCGGGTGATCCGTGCGGTGCAGGACGACCTGCCGCTGGTGCCCCACCCCTACGTCGAGGCGGCGCGCTCCCAGGGGCTGGACGAGGACGAGCTGTTCGCCGGCATGGAGGACCTGCGCCAGCGCGGCCATCTCCGCCGGGTCGCCGCGATCCTCCACCACCGTCGCGCCGGCTACGCGGCCAACGCGATGGCGGTCTGGGCGGTGCCCGAGGAGCGGGCCGAGGAGCTGGGGCGCCGCATGGCGGAGTTCGCGACGGTGTCGCACTGCTACCAGCGCCCGGTGTACGAGGACTGGCGTTTCAACCTCTTCTCGATGATCCACGGGCGCAAGCTCGCCGACTGCGAGAGGATCGTCGACGCGATCCGCGAGGCGATCGGCATCGACGACCACGCGGTGCTGTACTCGACCAAGGAGTACAAGAAGACCCGGGTGCGCTACTTCACTCCCGAGCTGGAGGAGTGGGAGGCGGCCAACCTGGGGATCGGCACCCCCGCGTAGGGCTCCCCACCTAGCCCGTGCAGTCCTGGGTCGACACCTGCCGGGCGCTGCCCACGCCCCGGCTGATGTCCGCGCTGATCTGGGACGGTGTGAGCGCGTAGCCCTCGCCGCTGTCGAGGGTGCTGGCGGCGAAGACGAGGCCGATCACCACGCCCGCGCGGTCGACCACGGGGCCGCCGGAGTTGCCCGGGATGACGGTGGCCTGGAGCACCTCGATGCGCCGGGTGACCAGGCCGTTGCCGTAGATGTCGTGGCCCTGGGCGTTCTCGGTGCCGCGCACCGCCGCGGGCACGGTCTTCTCGGCGCCGCCGCCGGGGTAGCCGACCACCGCGCCGGCGGCGCCGCGCGCCGGGTCCTCGACGGCAAGGTGGAGGGGGGCGAGGCCGGAGCCGGGGACGTGGAGGATGGCGACGTCGACCTCGGGGTCGAAGAGGACGACGGTGGCCGCCACCTCCCGCCCTCCCGAGGCGGTCGGGGTCTGGACGGTGATCTTCTGGCCGCCGGCGACGACGTGGGCGTTGGTGACCAGGTAGTCGGCCGCGACCGGCCACGCCGACCCCGCCTCGGTGGCGCAGCTGCTGACGCTCACCACCTTCGAGACCACATGGGTGGCCTGGAGGATGCCCGGGGTCTGGAGG
This genomic stretch from Candidatus Dormiibacterota bacterium harbors:
- a CDS encoding chemotaxis protein CheB gives rise to the protein MTTEPTGPRAGHGDSPFEIVAVASSAGGVVALDTMLPALPGDFPAAVVVVQHLDPRHRSLMAEILRRHAMLPVVQGEQGQRVQGGTVYIAPPNRHLLVGPDGILSLSDGDLVHFVRPCADLLFESVAESYSDRAIAVVLTGCGQDGAMGVRAIKRRGGTVIVQDEKSSEFTGMPHAAIRTGQSDLVLPLLEIAPALVGLVMPGAVG
- a CDS encoding Lrp/AsnC family transcriptional regulator, encoding MPDLDPLDQELLNVIQAGFPIAHAPFAEVAARLESTEEQVISRTARLREARVIRQLSAIFDTRSLGYQSTLVAMRLEPDRLEQGAAIINEHPGVSHNYRRNHDFNLWFTLATPPGSDIDRTLERLHELSGAVVTRKLQTLKLFKIGVKLDMTGTKDVTRQEDPDYTGIQRDFALRSPISDRDVRVIRAVQDDLPLVPHPYVEAARSQGLDEDELFAGMEDLRQRGHLRRVAAILHHRRAGYAANAMAVWAVPEERAEELGRRMAEFATVSHCYQRPVYEDWRFNLFSMIHGRKLADCERIVDAIREAIGIDDHAVLYSTKEYKKTRVRYFTPELEEWEAANLGIGTPA
- a CDS encoding MarP family serine protease, which encodes MDLLDGVIILLSLAAVASGWRRGLTWVSLSLLGLAVGVVIGALVAPPLARSLARSRPETQALIGIGIFLTAVALIQGVGTALGYQVRIAALRTRLASIDSYLGAGLAVLGTLAGAWYLGITFKDSPAQALNRQINDSAILRALDRVAPQPPAFLASLQKLFNSSGFPNPFANLAPEFLSPVPVPVPADLQTPGILQATHVVSKVVSVSSCATEAGSAWPVAADYLVTNAHVVAGGQKITVQTPTASGGREVAATVVLFDPEVDVAILHVPGSGLAPLHLAVEDPARGAAGAVVGYPGGGAEKTVPAAVRGTENAQGHDIYGNGLVTRRIEVLQATVIPGNSGGPVVDRAGVVIGLVFAASTLDSGEGYALTPSQISADISRGVGSARQVSTQDCTG